One stretch of Caloenas nicobarica isolate bCalNic1 chromosome 26, bCalNic1.hap1, whole genome shotgun sequence DNA includes these proteins:
- the BTG4 gene encoding protein BTG4, protein MKDEIAATVFFIMKLVKREDKLSKHKMEKFAAKLTTILFEKYKNHWYLDNPSRGQAFRCIRINRHQTRDPLLEQACVESNVDFNKLGLPKEMTLWVDPFEVCCRYGEKNRPFTIAQFEGEENPELPQQISYAADRAALDYHSDVSSDEESFKEPKAIPIVSNPNSVYQFSDYCKASTQPWSQYLHRKTYMTDGSYYAQHRGYKVCKPTAAFTGPRVDRYHWVNTKW, encoded by the exons atgaaagatgaaattGCTGCCACGGTCTTCTTCATCATGAAGCTAGTGAAAAGGGAAGACAAGCTGAGCAAACATAAAATGGAGAAATTTGCAGCTAAGCTGACGACAATACTGTTTGAAAAGTATAAGAATCACTGGTACTTGGACAATCCATCCAGAGGACAAGCCTTCAG GTGTATAAGGATAAACAGACATCAGACAAGAGATCCACTGCTGGAGCAAGCTTGTGTGGAGAGTAATGTGGACTTTAATAAGCTTGGTTTGCCAAAAGAGATGACGCTCTGGGTTGATCCATTTGAGGTGTGTTGCAG ATATGGTGAGAAGAACCGTCCCTTCACAATCGCGCAATTTGAAGGAGAGGAGAACCCAGAGCTTCCTCAGCAGATCAGCTATGCTGCTGACAGAGCAGCATTAGACTATCATTCTGACGTTTCTTCAGATGAGGAGAGCTTCAAGGAGCCAAAAGCTATACCTATTGTCAGCAATCCTAACAGTGTCTATCAG TTCAGTGACTACTGCAAGGCATCCACACAGCCCTGGTCTCAGTATCTTCATAGGAAGACCTATATGACTGATGGCTCTTACTATGCCCAGCACAGGGGTTACAAAGTCTGCAAGCCAACAGCTGCTTTCACAGGACCGCGTGTTGATAGATACCACTGGGTCAATACCAAGTGGTAG
- the LOC135998721 gene encoding NF-kappa-B inhibitor zeta-like produces MLQTACMSPELLVNQNTSENEICGYSPAQGSPLPGETASPKSCFQQSPSLPDSGLTEFNVASPTIRPPPSHKPQEMSAPTDSGLSSGPPQKCYMGVRVKMPVRELLRKIRLSKGLDPAHSKEASLTKMETKGSSRKTEKRRVHPYTEKQLRQSKQSVGQTLKGLEDLDILVEVLQEDLNKSQLKKESLHSVPDGFCQGFSTDLQASWWETGGSKQAAGGPQERCRTLTKLHSYCCFRDFNSVLQREVETSFHSAQRNVQESSSPGIFSRTSEKESAGWVQDACTSTQRDFPRHSSQNASPHINPSGGCSEVLLEANTSSPDLEGYVKPSQISFTQQDLSAVSFFQFQLHREESLLRNIPADKLLAPDENGNRLLHKAVAQGRRALTYALAQRFASLNKINEKDAEKRTALHLAAEKNQHLMVSDLISLGASVNEQDSLGKTPLHLCAENGYLKVLEVFKNCKNNGICVEVNLTDCYGLTPLHCAALAHTVLVTESQKTDIDTDMGRFLRLRKDQILEGINCLLQMGGKPELQVLNSRQITTTCLKIEENRELMCLLQTHKPKTHKHNILQESYSWLEAPRKMPSPSSSDNFSELFSMLSSDHFDIILKGI; encoded by the exons ATGTTGCAAACAGCCTGCATGAGTCCTGAACTACTGGTCAACCAAAACACCAGCGAAAATGAAATCTGTGGCTACAGTCCAGCCCAGGGATCTCCACTGCCTGGAGAAACTGCCAGTCccaaaagctgttttcaacaGAGCCCATCATTGCCAGACTCTGGATTAACTGAATTTAATGTTGCAAGTCCCACGATTCGCCCTCCTCCTTCACATAAACCTCAAGAGATGTCTGCTCCCACTG ACTCTGGACTTAGCTCTGGTCCCCCTCAGAAGTGCTACATGGGTGTGAGAGTAAAGATGCCAGTACGAGAATTACTGCGAAAAATTCGGCTTTCCAAAGGTCTGGACCCAGCTCACAGCAAG GAAGCCTCATTAACGAAGATGGAAACCAAAGGATCCTCACGAAAAACAG aaaagagaagagttcaCCCTTATACAGAGAAACAGCTTAGACAG AGCAAGCAGAGTGTTGGGCAAACACTAAAAGGCTTAGAGGACCTTGATATCCTGGTGGAGGTACTGCAGGAAGATTTGAACAAAAGCCAGTTGAAGAAGGAGTCTCTGCATTCTGTGCCAGATGGCTTTTGCCAGGGCTTCTCTACGGATCTGCAAGCCTCTTGGTGGGAAACTGGAGGAAGCAAGCAGGCAGCTGGTGGCCCACAGGAAAGATGTCGCACCTTGACTAAGTTGCATTCGTACTGCTGTTTTAGAGATTTCAACTCAGTATTGCAGCGAGAAGTAGAGACTTCTTTTCACAGTGCTCAGAGAAATGTGCAAGAGTCCAGCTCACCAGGAATATTCTCAAGGACAAGTGAGAAAGAGAGCGCCGGGTGGGTGCAGGATGCATGCACAAGTACCCAGAGAGACTTCCCAAGGCATTCTTCACAGAACGCATCTCCACACATTAACCCATCAGGAGGCTGTTCAGAGGTGCTCCTGGAAGCTAACACAAGCTCTCCAGACCTTGAGGGATATGTGAAGCCGAGCCAAATTTCTTTCACGCAGCAGGATCTTTCTGCCGTCTCTTTCTTCCAGTTCCAGCTACACAGGGAAGAAAGTTTACTGAGAAATATCCCAGCGGACAAACTGCTTGCACCTGATGAAAATGGCAACAG GCTGCTGCACAAGGCTGTTGCACAGGGAAGAAGAGCTCTGACTTATGCTCTTGCACAGAGATTCGCATCCTTAAATAAGATCAATGAGAAGGATGCAGAGAAACGG ACTGCATTACAtcttgctgcagaaaagaaCCAACATCTGATGGTGAGTGACCTGATATCCCTGGGAGCTAGTGTCAATGAGCAAGACAGTTTGGGGAAAACTCCACTCCACCTGTGTGCAGAGAATGGATATTTGAAAGTTTTAGAG GTTTTCAAAAACTGCAAGAACAACGGCATATGTGTGGAAGTGAATCTGACTGACTGTTATG GTTTAACACCGCTGCACTGTGCTGCTCTCGCCCACACCGTCTTAGTCACGGAATCTCAAAAAACTGACATTGATACTGACATGGGAAGGTTTCTCAGATTACGCAAAGATCAAATTCTTGAGGGAATTAACTGCTTATTACAAATGGGAGGAAAACCTGAGTTGCAG GTACTAAATTCACGTCAAATTACTACTACTTGTTTAAAAATTGAGGAGAACAGAGAACTCATGTGTTTGCTTCAGACTCATAAACCTAAGACTCATAAGCACAACATTCTTCAAGAG AGTTACAGTTGGCTGGAGGCTCCAAGAAAAATGCCCAGTCCGTCATCATCAGATAACTTTTCTGAGCTTTTTTCCATGTTGTCTTCAGACCACTTCGACATCATTCTTAAAGGTATTTAA